AGCTTCTCAGGTCATTCTTAGGAGTGAGCGGTTTGTTCTCCATCAGCCTCTTGGAAGGGGTTTTTGATCTCCTCTGTTCCCTCGGTTGGCGATACGAGCATCACCGCTGTGCCCCTGCAGACCTGCAGTTAGTAGTTGTTAGAGGATGTTTTGGTTGCTGTTTAATTACGAATATGGTTGACAAAAAAGATTTCGAGGAAAAGCGGCCACGGCAACACTTCAGTGCCCTGAAAAAGAACCATGGAGGGCGAAATCCACTACTCCTGACATCACAATCGCCAAACCAATAGAGGAGCGATAGCACTTAAGTCGATACTGTAAAAAAAACTTACAATGAGACCAAGCTGTCTGGTTTTTGTCGACAGTTTCAGTGGATCATCTTGCTCTGCAAAACAAGATGACATGGGTGAAGTGTGATAGTCATCAGGCATTGTCCATATCTTTACAAGTGCACTACAATTAGGTATTTCTTTTTTCCATTCGATCCAAAACGGATCGGGTTCCACTATCAGTCGATAACGGAACATTGAGCAAAAGAACACAAAAAGCGTCTTGGCGCAGTGAAAACGAGAAGACAACAATTAGGTATTTACTGGTTGATAAATGCAGACACCAGTTATGGTATTTTGGCCACCTCATTTGTTCAAGCAGCGATAGCAGCAAGTCCTCTGTCTGGTCAACCAATATGCTAGTGTCGTGCTAACTAAGGCGATGCACGACCTATGGTAATTTTTCCGAGACCAAGCTCCAAATCCAAATAAAATGCATAACTTCGCCTCTTTTAAGGGCACAAGACGAGATCAAATTAAACTATATCGAGTTGTACCTCTTTCAAACTCAATCGCTTCATCAAGCACCAAGTTCAGAAGCTGGTCATAGCCCTTCAAAGTTCCTGTAACTGCAGGTGTACAGATGCATGCCAAAGTCAGCACGTGTCGCGCTGGGATAAACtgcaaggcaacaacaacaacagtttCTGCCGCAAGGTATACAGATGCCAAAGTCAACACATGCCGCGTTGCGATAAATtgcaaggcaacaacaacaatagtTTCTGCCGCAATGCATACAGATGCCAAAGTCAGCACGTGCCGCGTTGTGATAAACtgcaaggcaacaacaacaatattTTCTGCCGCAATGTATACAAATGCCAAAGTTCACAGCGTTTGTTGTGTTGCGACTTACTGCTGGATAACAAGACTAGTTTCTGCCTTCTGGCCTTTTAGGAAACCGGAATAATTCTAGGAGCATGCATATTGATATTGGATCAacaaccaacacacacacacaacatatCAGAAACTAACCCTCGCTTGACAAGGTATACATAGCCCTGGTACCAAATCCCGCGACATGAGAACAAATAAAACTAAAACCAAGTCACGCTGAATGCTGAACACCCACCTATCCCGCTGCCATCACAATCATTTTCACATTCATCACCCCTACCACAGTTCAACCAGTCATGTGAGCCAGCGTATGAACATCTATCTAGAGTTCTAAACTATCTAAACCAAATCGAGCAGGCAGTCCTGTAGGTAAAATGGTATATAAACTACTCCATTCAGATGAGGGCATTGAATAGCATGAAACAATTGggggagggggatctggcgagggatgtacggacggacggacggacctTGCCTGCCGCCGGTGAGCTTGACCTGGATGCCCTTGTCGACGAACTTGGCCAGGTCCAGCACCGTCTCCTTCCGCCCCGACTGCACAGCACAACAAAGACACAAACAAGAAACAACCCACTCCAATCAGATGGGATCGAAACTCCAATCTCCCACCAGGCGCGGGACTGGGGACGGGCGAGAAGCGGGATTGATCGATCGATCGATCCGAGCTCACTCACCATGATCGatcggcgacggcgagggcgcacCGGAGTAGGGATGGAGGCGGCCGCTGATGAGGGGCGCTCTGCTGGCTGCTGCTGTGCTGTCCTCCTCTCTCCTACCTTTTCTCCTTTTCAGAGTTTTTTTTCCTCTCCTCTTAATTCGTTCATTTTTTGACGGTTATGCGCTGGGCCTGTTTCACCGGCCTCGGGCCTTGAGCGCGGCCCATCTCCGCGTGTCTTCCTTCCCttctactcttctcttctcttcctccttccAACGGAAGCCAGAGACGCACACGAACTGTCACTCACTCCCACTCGCTACTGCCCGTCTGCCCCTGCTCATCCTCCCATCTCACTCGGCACACCTCCAGATCGGGAAGGCGGGCGGCATCCGCGATCGACAGCGGCCAACAGCCGGAAGCAAAGCAAGCGATGTGAGTAGTTCGTAGCTCGAAGCCATCCTTTTTGCCTTCCCCTCCGTAGCCTCTGTGGAGTTCTGCTATGGCTGTGATTGTTCTCATGCCGCGGCTGCTCCCAGGGTTGAGGCGCCGTGTATGGGTAGATAAGATCCACAATGCTTCCGCGTGATTTTACGGGGTTTTCAGTATGATTTTGGGGTTCATTATTCTCATCAGTCCGTACGTAGTTCTGTATTATTTATGCATGTATTTAGTTTAGTATGTTCATCTCCCTGCTCAAAATAAATTTAGTACGTACTCCCTTCGATCCATaatagttcaaaactgcgacactcaCTATAGATCGGAGGGTGTACTATTCACCAACAAGCATATCGGTTTATTGGAGGAAAAATGTGATCCGTATAGGACACATTGCATCTAAAGTCTAAAGAAACTGGCCGGGTGTATCATATGTGCAATATATGCATACACAATCGATGGGAAATATAGGGTTGGAGCCTTGGAGGTACACGTACTGCTGAATTGCTGTGATTCCTCATACTGGTCATGGTCACTCCCACCTCCACATGACCGATCAGTATAACATGCATCTAGACTTACATATCAAGTTCATTTGCTCTAATAACATGCATGGTTGAACTGTTGCCCAAAATCTTTATGCGGATAGCTGTACTAATCATCTATACATGGCTTACTAAATCATTGATGGCGCGCATTGCCGCGCCCGTTCGTTTGTCTAATGTAACAACAAGAATTTATGTGAATATAAGGTGGCATGAGCAAGAGCCAATAAGCTCTTGATTCGTGACATCAATGCGGAGTCATATAAATGTGTATGTGTAACACACACATAAGCTGGACAATCGATAACAATGTTGTGAACCGATACCACGGTCTAGTATAGTTGCTCATGGTACCACACTACATACTTTGCATCATATATACCTCAATGGTATAAGGAACCAACTGTTTATCCTTATGAAGAAATGAACGCTAATAAGAAAAAAATATCACAATATGGATTGAGAATTTATACAAGATTATATAGTTACATGGGGGCTtggggagcaaatattggaaagaACTAGAGGATACCCCACGCATTTACCGTGGGAATTGGTTGATGAAAATTTAGGTTGATAATATGAGAACAAAAATTAAAAATACATATGACTtattatatttgattatgtatAGTTGTAATAATATTAATTGAATATAAGTAGAATAATTGAATGGAAAATATTTTTTCATGCATGGTTGAATGTTGTAGTGGGTGCGTGCTGAGATGGCGCTTATCCCATTCATAGTTGTATGGTGAGGTGGCAtgattgcatgttgagataaataagttagtgaGAATGACTCTCTTAGCCTCTTAGGTGTATAGAATTAGTGAAATATGACCAAATCCACATTGTGTTATAAAGCAGTACATCTTGTTGGCAGATACAATGCCATCATGTTGTATCTGTACTGAACTTCTTGTTAACATGAGTTCTGGACCTTGGACGACATCCCCACCAAACTTTGATCAAGAGTTAAGATCACTCCAGAGTCTTGGAACCAAAATTGTTGACCAAATTCCATGTCATAAGCTATGTGGTTTAACACGTGAGAAACATTCTGGAATCAAATGCCCCAAATTTGAAGAAATATTTGGAATAGCAACTTGAGAACTGTTGACAATGTATGATCAAGTAAATGATTGCCTATAGACGAACCTAGACAAACTTAGTAATATAGGAAATGAAGAAACAAAAACGACATTAACCTGAATGCCATATTCTGCTTTCAGTAAATTTTCCTAATAGAGGATGGTAAATGTAAAGGTAAACTAAAAAGGTATGTCTAAATCATTGCGAGTGCCCCCaatcataaagaaatcacatagcTTAGCCACATTCCAATATTTGGCTGAAAATACACAATGTTTTGTAGGGTTGAAGTGAGGGTTTCTCATGATACAATTTCGAAACAATTTCTGTATGTTTCATGCCAAAATAATAAAGCTAGACTTCTCATTGCTTTCATCATATAAGTAACCATATTAGTTGATTTTCTCGGGTTCTAAAATTCCTTTATCATACCCATTGCAGGTGAGAGCCACTTTGTTAATAGAATCGTAGTAAATTCTCCTTCTACCAACAATTTATTTATACTACAAGCGTATATGCCTCTNNNNNNNNNNNNNNNNNNNNNNNNNNNNNNNNNNNNNNNNNNNNNNNNNNNNNNNNNNNNNNNNNNNNNNNNNNNNNNNNNNNNNNNNNNNNNNNNNNNNNNNNNNNNNNNNNNNNNNNNNNNNNNNNNNNNNNNNNNNNNNNNNNNNNNNNNNNNNNNNNNNNNNNNNNNNNNNNNNNNNNNNNNNNNNNNNNNNNNNNNNNNNNNNNNNNNNNNNNNNNNNNNNNNNNNNNNNNNNNNNNNNNNNNNNNNNNNNNNNNNNNNNNNNNNNNNNNNNNNNNNNNNNNNNNNNNNNNNNNNNNNNNNNNNNNNNNNNNNNNNNNNNNNNNNNNNNNNNNNNNNNNNNNNNNNNNNNNNNNNNNNNNNNNNNNNNNNNNNNNNNNNNNNNNNNNNNNNNaaagtttcttttttgttttaaattATAAGCTACAATTACATCATTGAAAATTTTAATTATCCCCTAAAAAAATCAGATGATAAAGAGATGGCACTGTGCATCGATTCTTAATCTAGTGGCAGGATGCCATTTTATCCGTTTTACTCATGTCAGCGGGAGAGGATGACAGAGCATTATTATTGGATACAGTCCGAGTTTCTGTAAGGCCAGAGGTCGGATTATGTTTTCGCCTCTTGTCTCGATATACTGGGGTCATCTCAACATGAGTTGATGACTCATTTTAAACCCTTTGTGTTTGAAATACTTGTCTCGATATAGTGAGATCGTTGTTGTGTGCCTATGGTAGCAACATTTTTTCATGTAAATTTTGTTGTCCCTTGTTTTATCTTGATATAAATTTTTATATGCTTGTCGGTTTATATGATTATTTTCCTTTGGATTGCTAATATCCGTCATTGAGACTTTCTTCTGACTCAATCAATAAAGCTTAATTAGACATTGGATAAGCCCCGGGTTCATGGATTGTTCATCCATGGGTCTAAAATCTTAAATTATTTTGTCTAAGGCAGAAATCCTAGGCAAGCTTCCATTTTGCGAAAGTTTGCAAGGCAACTAGTAACTAGAATGAGAGTTTCCTTTGTTTTGTTGCTAGTACTCATCTCAAGGGTATTAATCAAGTACTCTCTCCATATCAAAATATAGTGCATATTAGATTTTTCCTAAACCAAGTTCATAGGAAGAACCCTGCAAAAAAAGTTTATTGGAAGGAAAATGAACATGTATAATACCAAATATATATGACGGGAAATAAGTTTGTAAATTTTGATCAAGTTTATTAAAAAATTATAAACATTTACAATACTATATAGGGTAACGCTATtctaagcgtgagtgtagaatagATTATATGTATACATATAGCTTATACGTATAGCCAATTGGCAGACCTAGAAGATGCTACACGGATCTCAAAGCGAGATCAGATGGAAGACAGATGGGTGACAATGTCCCCGGGTGGCAAAGGCATAATAATCATGTATATATTGTCTATTGATATAGTATATTGTAGATGTTGACCATATAAATGTTTCCATAAACTTaatcaaagtttataaagtttgactcaTACTAAGATAAATTTTGCCTAAAGAAAAAATTAATCTGACAAAGAAACATCGTTTTCTTCCCAAACAGACCCTAAACGCATATGCATTGGCAGCTGTACACCTGCTATATACTTACATCCCAAAATATTCCACCTGCAACAAATACTTGGCAAAACTGTTGTACTAAAACGCAGTTAGCTGTTGCATGCATGGGGTGTTCTTCTTCAGGAAGGCAGCAGGAGAAGCTGGAGGAAGCAGCACGCTGCGGATACTGGTGGCGACCGATTGCCACCTCGGCTACCTAGAGAAGGACGAGCTGCACCGGTCCGACTCGTTCGACACCTTCGAGGAGATCTTCTCACTGGCAGAGAAACACAATGTCAACTACTGCTACCTATTGATCTTCCTGTCCTTGCATGTCTACAATTCTAAGTACATACATAAGCGTGTTCGACGATGATTAATTGGCAGGTGGATTTCCTGCTCCTCGGCGGCGATCTGTTCCACGAGAACAAGCCGTCACGCTCGACGCTGGTGAGGACGATCGAGATCCTGAGGCGGCGCTGCCTCCACGACCGGCCGGTGCAGTTCCAGGTGGTCAGTGATCACGCAGCCAGCCTGCAGAACTTGTACGTACTTGCTTACACCAATTAGCTAGCAGCAGTTACCTACTAGTCACCTATAATCGATGGCTGAACTCTGGACAGCCTATATTCTTTCTCTCATTGGTTTGAGGTTTGCATACATGCTTCAGGTTTGGTCGACCGAATTTTGAGGACCAGAACATCAACGTCGGCTTGCCTGTGTTCACCATCCATGGCGACCATGATGATCCTACAGGAGTGGTATGTGTGCATACCCGGAGTTACATATGGAATTTATATTTGTTCAGGAGTTATATCCGGTGTTCAATAAAATGGACAAAGTTAAATTTGGATTCATTTTATTGAACATCTAAAAGTTTCACCTTGTTCTCCATCACGTGCGTACCACAGGATAATATGTCCGCCATCGATGTCCTTGCGGCTGCCGGGTTCGTGAATTACTTTGGAAAGGTGGATATCGGAAGTTCTGGCATCGGTCACATGTCAATTCATCCTATCCTTGTCAAAAAGGTCAATTTACTACTTTGCACTCTgtagtattttctttttttggaaaaggaggctcgtccccggcctctgcatctgaaagaTGCATGCAGACATATTATTAAGTTCAAATAAAAACATAGTCTCAGTTCCAttacagctcgcaaacggagcaGAAATAAAAAAGAGAACTCATTGGCACAACCGGTAGGATAATAGGACTAGAACACTAGACGTCTATCCTATTAtgagaccgccatccaaaccggttgaatatagcccgtgctaccagttcccactggttgcacccagtaaccaaaggctgcctggagtccgtaggagtgagtaaggaccacgtatggATCCATGCcgtagctctgaagatgacctggAAGAAGTCCGTAGGAGTGAGTAAGGCACTCTGTAGTCTGTACGATGCCAAAGTACATGTTGCTAACTGGCTCTGGAACTTAACTGTGCTACTTCAGGGTGCAACTTCTGTTGCACTATATGGCTTGGGGAACGTTAGGGATGCAAGATTGAGCAGAATGTTTCAGGTATATTTCAGTGTATAAGATGGTCAATTGTCGCAGCCGGGGTGGTTGGTTGACTTGTTGATGCTGAATATATTGCATCTTATGTCTTATTCAGACACCAGGTGCAATAGATTGGATGAAACATGAGAGTACAGAGGATATGCCACTGTCCGACTGGTTCAACATTCTGGTTCTTCATCAAAACAGGTACACAAAAGCGATTGAACCGATCGGTCACAGTTGTTTATTTAACCGGTTTTTGAACTATTGATACTATTATGTGCTACTGCAGGATAAAGGGAAGTCTCGACAACGGCATCAATGAACATCTGTTACCGAACTTTCTGGATTTAGTAATATGGGGCCATGAGCATGAATGCCTTGCTGATCCCAAGGTAATGTTCTCCATTCTGTCAATCGTTCTCCATTTAACTAATTCTGATAAACTTCTTGTAGGAGGTTCCTGGAATGGGTTTCCACATCACGCAGCCAGGATCTTCAATTGCCACATCTCTGACCAGCGCTGAAGCAAAAGAAAAGCATGTGCTTTTGTTGGAAATAAACGTAAATATGTTTTGAAAATCACGGACTTAATGAAGATAAAAACTTCTGCAACTTTCTGTCCTAACCATCAACTTTTCCTATGTTCGACTCGATAGGGAATGAAATACAGGCCAACTAATATACCTCTGAAGACTGTTAGACCTTTCGAATATGCCGAGGTAAGCCACTCCTTGTTTTCATGTTTAGTTCAGTGACAATCCCATCATAAGAATGCAATTCAGGTTGTGTTAGAAGACCAAGAAGGCGTCGACGCCAATGATGAAGCGTCCGTGGATGCACATTTGAATAAAGTAGTAGGTCTTAAACTCCATAAGCTGTGCTAAAAACTTTGTCCAGTTTTTTTCCGAAAAACATGGCCAAACATTGGTCGACTGAGCTGGTTGGCGTGGAGTTTCAGTTGTCTGATATTTGTAATTTTTGCTCTCTGATTACTCCTACCGGCTACTGACTGAGCTGCTTTAGGTGGCCAATCTTATTGAGAAGAATGACACGGCAGCAGGCAGTGGATCAGAGCCCAAACTTCCACTTGTTAGGTTAAAGGTAAAGAAATCAGGTCACTTTTGATAGTAGTTATGTCCCATTTTCTTTCCATGATTGTCAAATGAAAGACTTCATCTTGTTCTGCAGGTCGACTACTCTGGGTTCTTAACAATACACCCACAGCGGTTTGGTCAGAAGTATGTTGGGAAGGTACCTCAAGAACCATGATCCCCCTTGTTAGTACTACTTGGGTAGTTTATTACTCTGTTTACAACCTTTCCTTGTAGGTTGCCAACCCACAAGACATGATTGTTTTCTCAAGGTCAGCAAAAAGGCGCCAAAATCCGCAAGGTCAGCAAAACTAAACTTGAATCAATTTGTAATGATAAGGAAATGTGACATATTTAGAATAAATTTCAATGAATTACAAAAGCAGAGATGGGACTTTATCTGAGAAATGCATCTTGCTATCCTGCAGACAACACTGGCGGTTTCGGAGAACTCTACCCAAATGAGCTTAATCAACACACGGTCGAAGCTCTGGTGGCAGAAATTAACTTGGTACTTCCTCCATTACAAATTAATTGCATTGAAGTTCTACCTTTGCTCCAAGCCAATTTTATCAAGTCTGTAGAAAAATATAATAATATCTATGACAATAAATGTATATACTGTATGAAAAAAAAATATTGCCACATTAATATTTTCTTTACAGAATATGCAGGTTCTTCCACTAGATGACCTGGACACCGCCCTTCATGTTTTCGTCAACAAGGAAGACAATATGGCATTTCACTCTTGCCTGCAGAAGAACACCGAAGAGGCAATAGTAGGCAAAACTACCAATATATTAGGCTCCACTCTACCAATTGAGAACTGAAAAGAAATTTCTCCGCTTGAATTCGCAGAACAAGTTGACCAGCACCAAGGTGGATACTGACATCGAAGATGAAGATGCAATGTTAGTACACGGTTTGGGTCAGTTCATGCAGGTGTGGTTCCCATTGTCACTTAATACTTGATACTAGGATTTAATCTGACAAGAAATCAGAGAAAATGGTTGTGCCCTTATGTTTTCATAGTGTCATTTTTGTTCTCTTAATGTACAGGCACGAGAGAAGGGAAGAACCCAGACGGCAGCAAGCGTCCAGAGCCTCGCAACCAGCACATTGGAGGAGCTGAAATGCTCCTCGGATCCGGATCCGGACCAAGATATCGGCGACGACTCGAATGAGCTCATTGAAACATCGGTACGTCTCCCTTCTT
The sequence above is drawn from the Triticum aestivum cultivar Chinese Spring chromosome 7A, IWGSC CS RefSeq v2.1, whole genome shotgun sequence genome and encodes:
- the LOC123148105 gene encoding sm-like protein LSM7 (The sequence of the model RefSeq protein was modified relative to this genomic sequence to represent the inferred CDS: added 27 bases not found in genome assembly); the protein is MAGRKETALDLAKFVDKGIQVKLTGGRQVTGTLKGYDQLLNLVLDEAIEFEREQDDPLKLSTKTRQLGLIVCRGTAVMLVSPTEGTEEIKNPFQEADGEQTAHS
- the LOC123151898 gene encoding double-strand break repair protein MRE11-like, with the translated sequence MKAAGEAGGSSTLRILVATDCHLGYLEKDELHRSDSFDTFEEIFSLAEKHNVDFLLLGGDLFHENKPSRSTLVRTIEILRRRCLHDRPVQFQVVSDHAASLQNLFGRPNFEDQNINVGLPVFTIHGDHDDPTGVDNMSAIDVLAAAGFVNYFGKVDIGSSGIGHMSIHPILVKKGATSVALYGLGNVRDARLSRMFQTPGAIDWMKHESTEDMPLSDWFNILVLHQNRIKGSLDNGINEHLLPNFLDLVIWGHEHECLADPKEVPGMGFHITQPGSSIATSLTSAEAKEKHVLLLEINGMKYRPTNIPLKTVRPFEYAEVVLEDQEGVDANDEASVDAHLNKVVANLIEKNDTAAGSGSEPKLPLVRLKVDYSGFLTIHPQRFGQKYVGKVANPQDMIVFSRSAKRRQNPQDNTGGFGELYPNELNQHTVEALVAEINLNMQVLPLDDLDTALHVFVNKEDNMAFHSCLQKNTEEAINKLTSTKVDTDIEDEDAMLVHGLGQFMQAREKGRTQTAASVQSLATSTLEELKCSSDPDPDQDIGDDSNELIETSDGECHHEKMARPGKRPAPSATAGGSASSPSSSTRGRKTDLASFCAPAVKEELDDRGTKKVRPSPHVAGRYGAVRRNR